A region of the Cannabis sativa cultivar Pink pepper isolate KNU-18-1 chromosome 3, ASM2916894v1, whole genome shotgun sequence genome:
tttttaattttccctcatatttatgaaaatttacGGGATGCACTTATACACTTCTATCTGTTTTGGTATAtctgaaataaatttttagtcaattttttttctcatggtcatgtacgctATATTTATGAGAATTGCTAAAGGGTACcactggtgcctagcaccctcctacgtgtcaatatcgctattggtgcaattaagtatcgggtcccagatagtttaatataataatttttatggagtatcgctaaccaattGTAAGACGACACATCTAGAAAGTGCTAGGTACCACTGGTGCCCAATAGCAATTgtctatatttatttaaaattttgagaaatccGAAAAAATTTATCACGCTGAAAACAGGGttcaaaaaatgtattgcatccgtaactattttattttatacgcgtgtgaaatagactatgcaaatactgctttttatattgtataatattataaatttattaaaattttgtagtatatcttaaataattttaacatacataaatataaaaaaaaaataaattaaattttttttaagtagaggatacaataatatattaatgCATTGTAGAAGCAcccataaatattttatatttttgcatgACACGTACGGATGACAAGAAGTGGTTGTTCTTCCTCATTGAAATTTTCAATCTAAACCCATTTATATTCCTAATCCTCTCATTAGTCCTCATTCACTGTTTTGGTTATTAATGTTTTTGCTAACCCCCGTATCTTCATAAATGAATTTAGATTTCTTccttttcgaaaaaaaaaaacaccaataaagaaataatttttcataataaatatttgattttgtttCCTGTAATGAAATCaaattttgtataaataagattcaTCACTTGATAAATTTCCCAAGAAATTTGCACATCTTTGccttatttttctctctttttcttaaaggttagaaaattattttctagAATCCATTTATTTTCTCTTCAAATGAGGTGAACTGacaattttctttttgttaCTGTTACAGGTCAATTATGGCTGAAAAAAGAGCAAAGACAACATTAATGATTGGTGAAGAGAAAGACAGAATTTCGAAACTACCTGATTCACTCATCATACATATACTGTCGTTTCTTTCCACTGAAGATGTCGTTTCGACTTGCCTAATTTCAAAACAATGGAAATTCATGTGGTATTATGTCCCCAATCTCtcattttccaattctaatttgGCAAATGATCCAAAAAAGTTTTACAATTATGTTGACAATTATTTAGAACACCGCAAAAGAGGCATGTATTTTGTCCCCGATTCAGCCATAACTAGTTTTAAGCTTTGCATGGATTATTCTTATGAAAGAATCAATGAACCCCACCTAAACAAATGGTTAGCTTTGATAGTTGTGATGAAAGTCAAGGAATTAGATCTTTATCTAAAGAAGGGGAAGAATTACCATGGTGATATGTACTACTATCCTTTACCTAAAACACTCATAGTCCATGCAAGATATTTGACTATTTTGAAGTTGAATTCAGTGGAGTTGGATTCTCATTACTCGTTTAGTTTTCCATCTTTGAAAACATTGTCATTATCTTATGTTAGGCTTGTAGTTAATGATGTTTTAGATAATCTATTGATGGGTTCCCCTTCCCTTGAGAAATTACAATTGTATAAttgttgtttatctaatgatCATCATGATCAGCTCCTCATCAACATACAACAAAGTTTAAGCCTCAAGTTTTTGAAAATTAGTCTCATTAAGGATTTGGTGGAGCAAATCAAAGTTATAAGTCTTGAATCTTTGTACCTATTAGGTGTTTCCTTTGACAAAATAGAACTCTCTACATGTAAGGGAATTCGAATTCTCCAATTAACTTGTTGTTGGGGTGTGGAAGACTCGTCATCATTCGAAAATCTCATTTCTAACCTTCCTCTTCTTGAGCAATTGACATTGTGCAACGGGCCTAAGCGGAAGTTAAAGCGCGTTAAAATCTCGAATCAACACTTGGAAAGACTCTTTGTGATAAATCGTTATGAAGATGAAATGACTGTTATAATTAAATCAGCTTcgaatttaagaattttttctTGTGTAGGTAATATCAAATTTGGTTTATAAATTTgttgatttttcttttgaatCTCAAGTGTTCTTGGAGAAGCATAGACATTCATGTTGAGTCAAATGAGTGTCTTATTTGATTCTTTGGTTACTTGGCTGACTGGAAACTCAGTATTCTAAAGTGATttctgctattttttttttctttctattttcttcTCACCACAATTTGAAGTTCTTTAATTCCTTTTTGTTAACAcattaatcttaattttttttaatgtgtaaATCTATAAGCTATTTAATTTTCATGCCTATTATGGTTAAGATTAATGTGTTAAGGAAAACAAAAACAGCTGGTTATAAACATGTTTGTGATTATATTAAGGGCCTAAGAACTATCAAATACACATACATTTttaatcatatataaatatatattattaaatatctcaattttGCTTGTTGATCTAGATTTGTTGTTCTCACTATCAATTGCATTATGATGAATTTTGCTGAAGTAAATAAGCCTAAACACTTTCTAGGATTTGCATTAAAAGAGACTCAATCAGCCAAAAACAACCAAAAAGTCTAATAAATTTCCAAGAcaataatatcaaaacaaacAAACTTGAGTAGCAATTAGATATATACTTTTAAGTACTTTGAAGATTTGCTCTTGGAATATTCTAAGGCTGCATATTTGCTCAAATAGCAGTCTTGTTTGAATATTTTcacctttctttttcttctcaaattCTATGATGGGTTACTTAATCACAAATTTTTACTTTGATTGCTCAACGAAAGAGTGAACTCATAGCCAATAATACTTATGGGTTGCTTAGAATATTTCATATAGACTCGATAATTAAACATTGCTCACACAGTAAAGTTATTATCATATTATGATAATTGTACATCTATCAACATGATATAGTGTCTATTATATAggtaattaggattataatGAGATGGTCGTTTTCAATAACTGTATTTAACGTACATGGCAGTACTCTAATAACTACAGATTggcccattaaattatagtCCACCATCACTGATGATAGAGGCCCAATAGCTCAATTCTAGTAGAACAATATTATAGACATTGCATTTGATGATTTGTAACTTCAAGAGAATTCAAATGCAATTTGTATTTGTAGTAGATCCTAGagcaataatttaataatttaaataattattatagctctaataatttcaataattttataactCAAATAACTAATAACTTTTctttaataacaaaaattataagataattatctcatttaaaaatacaaaatatactttaattaagtaatataaaataaataccgTAATATAACATAAggattaaaattatatttttaaagactagttaattaaaacaaattgtaattaataataACTGTGATTATCAACATTACTTTAGCAACATATTAATTCATTATATAAATGAGAAAAATGGCATATATAGGAACataaataaagatatatatatatatatatatatgtgataatTTTAAACAGAGTGAttgatgaaataaaataaatattcatttaatataatatattaatctaaaaaaatgaaaaagaatgtAACAAACTATGTTGTGAAGATCAGTTTTCACTGTAGAGTAGAGACATTAAATAACtgacattatttaaaaatagaatagaACAAAATAATATGATTAAAATAATTGTCACTAACCTATGTCCATTAATTAATTGTCCAAATAAAACTTTTTCATACTCTGTTTGGGAGAGAAAACAAAGGAGAGAGCTCAATAATAATTTTACTCCATGTTTTCTATAATTATAAACCAACATATAATTAATTcgattaatataattattattactacCACTACATgagtaattaattattagttaaatAAACTAACCCTTGGTAATAAGTTTCAGACATGGTAACAAGATCAGCAACATTGGTACTAAGCAAGAAGCGTTGACCAAACAAGCTCTCCCGTTGACCAAACAAGTCTTTATTCTCACTGTTGTGTTTTCCCTCCATTACTCTGTTTGTCAAacacaaaaatcaaaatactgAAACATTTAAGTAAGGGAACGAAGATGAACTTCAATACCACTATTCATTCTTATGCAGAAGAAAGCTAAACAAAGTGCTTTTTTGGCCCTCTATTCAACTTCATTCTTGACTATTATTCTTTTTCTCTGCTTGCCAATTCGATTTTGAGTTGGAAAATTTATTATCTTTGATTGTTTCTTAATGTAATTTTGAAGAATCTTTTCACTTTATGGTCAAGTAAGTATCCACGATTCtatcttattcttcttctttttggtTTATTCTTTTGGTTAGAAATGAGTTTGATTAATGTTCAGATCAAACTTATAGAGCTCAAGTTTTGCTAACACCCATATTAAATATTTCATACATATTAAATTTTGACTAATTTTCTTgattgtatttttctttatgtcttccttaattattaattgtataATTTCTTTATTTCATCAATTTGGTTTCCTGCAATGATTTTTCttcctcttttttcttctttttaagaAATTAAGATTCAACTATTACTACTTACAATAATTTCACAAGAATTGTGTACATTCTTTGCTTTCTCTCTTTATTGCATATTTTATGTGTAATTCTTTCTGGGTGTTCTTCATTCCAAGAAtcgatttattttgttttcaaaGAAAGTTAACTCACGATTCCTCTGTTTTTTGCTGTCATAGGTTACCTATGGCTGAAAAAAGAGCTAAGACGACATTGATGATGATGGGTGAGGAGGAAGACAGAATTTCGAAACTACCTGATTCACTCATTCTACATATTCTATCCTTTCTTTCCACTAAGGATGTCGTTTCAACATGCCTCGTTTCCAAATGCTGGAAACTCATGTGGTATTGTGTCCCCAAACTCTCTTTCTCCGATTCTAATTTGAAAAATGACCCAAAAAAGTTTTACAATTATGTTGATAATTATTTGGAACACCACAAGAGAGGCATGTATTTTATCCCCGATTCAGCCATAACTAGTTTTAAGCTTCGTATAGCTTATTCTTATAGATTAAGTGAGGTTTGTCACCTAGATAAATGGTTAAGTTTTGTAGCTGAGAATAAAGTTAAGGAAATAGATATTTTCGTGAAGAGGTTGAGGAATTAACAATGGTGATATTTACCACTACACCATACTTAAAACACTCATAGTCAACTCTTGATATTTGACTATATTGAATTTGATTTGGTGGAGTTGGATTCTCGTTACTCGTTTAGCTTTCCATCTTTGAAAACATTGTCATTATCTTATGTTGGGCTTGTAGATAATGATGTAATAGATAAGCTATTGTTGGGTTTCCCTTCCCTTGAGAAATTGCAATTGCATAAGTGTTGTTTATCTAGTCATCTTCGTGATGAGCTCCGCATCAACATACAACATAGTTTAAGCCTCAAGGTTTTAGACATTATATTCACTAATTATTTGGTGGAAAAAATTGAAGTAATAAATCTTGTTTCTTTGATGCTAATAGGTGTTTCCTTTGACAAAATAAAACACTCTGCATGCAAGGCAATTAGAATTCTCACATTAAATTGTTGTTGGGGTATGGAAAAGTCGTCATCATTCGAATATTTCATTTCTAACCTTCTTCTTCTTGAGAAATTGACTTTGTGCAGCTTGCGTGTGGAAGTTATAGCATGTTGAAATCTCGAATCAACACTTGGAAGAACTCACAGTTACAAACAGTTTCTATGATGAAATGCCCTTTATAATTAAATCAACTCCAAAATTAAGGGTATTTTCTTATAGGAGTAACATCAAATTGATTGTATCAATGGAGTCGTCCAAATTGTTATCTGGAGAATTTGTGATTCTTAACGGGCTAGAGAACTATGATCCCAATTGATTTATCAATTTGATGAATTTTCTTTTCAATCTCAAGTGTTGTTGGAGAAGCATAGACATTCATGTTGAATCAGATGAGGTATGTCGTTCACCTTTGGTCGATTGGCAAAATCTTACATATTCTACTCAATGTAAACTGGAGAATGAATCAAAATTGAAAGATACTCTGCAATGGATTTCTCCTACATTATCTATAAAGAAAGAACATCCTAATTACcaatgtatttttaaaaaatatgaaaagtatAAAGATTTGTTCTTGTGATTACATTATGCTATCAATGCCTTATTATTTGGCTTGCTAGAAATCCAATATTATATTCAGTGGCCTCATTAGGAAAGGTGATGAAAAATTGGTTTGTCAAATGTTGGGACATTTCTTAGCTGTATAATATAAGATACTAAAGTGATTTTCTGCTATTCATTGAAGCtatgtattattttttgttgacaTTTATTAGTAATTGAAAAGGGGCATCCTTTAATGCTCTAAATAGTAAATAAAATGATTTGATTTTGGGTTGCTCCATGAGCATTGATTGGTTGAACATTATACTCAATTGGAAATGTGATGTAACTCTGTAAGTGAAGATTGATCAATAATGGTTTCAATATGTTCTGCAATTAATATAGTTTCATCTTTGATGGTTCATTTGGATTATCCTTTATTCTTGTGTTATTCTGGTATTAGTGAACATGAATAGTGTGTGTGAATGTCACTTTgtttatttttccttttatggATAAATTGTACTTTGTTTCTTTGCCCTATTTTTCTATAATTGAATTTCTTATGTGCTCCTAATTCACATTTGATCATGAGATATTAATTTTCTTGGCAAGGGATTTCTTCTAAGCCtcaggattatgtcaaaatatGTTGCATAAAATGTTCAACAACCTCTCAtttaatcatggtattttatgAGATTATCTAATAATGGTGATCTATCTATGTTCCTGACAAATTAAAGACACATTTTACCCAAAATTTATCAATTACTTTCCATATTTATCAACTGCTTTTCTTTCCATATTCCAATTCTCACAAGTATCAATAATTGAATCTTCTTCAAATTGTAAAATACTTGATAAAGTTATGGTTCACCTATATATGCTCTATGCATATGTTTTTTTTGTGAGCACTTTCATAtgtatatacacaatatatataataaagaatAATGTTGCAAGTGTGGTGGATTTTGTAGAGTGATTTTCTCATTTGAAATAATAGTTTCCATTCCAAAATTTGATATAATAAAAAAGACTACTAAATAAGGCATTATAATTTGTGCAAAAAAAAGTACTTTTTTCCATTTGATTCAAATcatcaatttttattttgtttttttgtcacaaacctatttttaaaaatgaaaataagaaCAGCCCGAACCCAGCCCAAatccataacaaaaaataaaaattgatgattttaatataaaatagccaaaataaaaaatccttAGTTATATAGCttcaattaaatagaaaaaagtaCTTCTTTTGCACAAGTTATAATGCTTAAAGTTCAATAACAAATATTCTGTAGTCTTTTTATTATATCTAACTATTATTTCAAATGAGAAAATAACCCTACAAAATCCATCACACTTCCAACATAATTTGCTTAAATAATAGAAACCCAATTGATTgattctatattatatatatttatatatattatgtatatacataAAGAATGTAAGTGAACAATAACTGTATATAAATATCAATGACGAATTTATCAAGGGTTTTACAACTGTAAGAATTTATCTTAGTAGTTGATGAAGTAATTGATATAATTTGGGTAAAACGTGTTTCAAATTTGTTGAACATTATTAGATTATCTTATAACAACACATGCAagcataaaaataaaacaccATGATTAAATGAGAGGTTGGTGAACATTTTATACAACATATTTTGGTATTATCCATAGCAAAGAAAATCAATGCCTCGTGAAATTAAGAAATTCAATTATAGAAAAATAGAGGAAAGAAACAAAATACAATATATCCAtacaagaaaaaataaacaaagtgGCATTCACACTATTCATGTTCACTAAAAACCAAAATAGCACGAATAAAGGATAATCCAAATAAATCATAAAAGTTTTGCTGAACATATTAAAACCATTAATGATCAATCTTCACTTACAGAGTTACATCACATTTCCAATTCAGTGTAATATTCAACCAATCAATGCTCATgaaataactcaaaatcaaATCATTTTATTTACTATATAGAGCATTAATCACATAAAGTAAAATACAATTCAGAAGGACCAAATATACGTTAACAATATAATCAACAAAAAAGAATTCATAGTCATTATACAGCTAAGAAATGCCCCAACATTTGACAAACCAATTTTTCATCAACTTTCCTGATGAAAGCTAATGAATATAATATTGAATTTTCAGTTAACTTAAGTAACAAGGCATTGATAACATAATAATCACAAGAACAAATCTTCATGCTTTTCATAATAAGGATGCTCTTTCTTTATGGATAATGTAGGAGAAATTCATTGCAGAGCATCTTTCAATATTGATTCATTCTTCAATTTACGTTCAGTAAAACATGTAAGATTTTTCCAATCGAGCAAAGGTGAACGACATACCCGCTTCAAGTTCTCTGGAAAGATAAGAGCCTACATGTATAGAATTAAAGGAATGTATTAGTGTCAAATAAATATACATCAAAAgatatactaataatataaactttaaataaaaaaaatcaaataatacaAGTAATAAACATACCTCATCTGCTTCAACATGAATCTCTATGCTTCTCCAAGAACACTTTGAGattcaaaagaaaaatcatcaaattgATAAACCAACCGGCATCATAGTTCTCTAGCTCCTTAACATTACAAATTCTCAAGACAACAATTTAGACGACTCCATTGATACATTCAATTTGATATTACTCCTATAAGAAAATACCCTTAATTTTGGAGTTGATTTAATTATAAAGGGCATTTCATCACAGAAACTGTTAGTAACAATGAGTTCTTCCAAGTGTTGATTCGAGATTTCAACATGCTATAACTTCCACTTAAGCAAGCTGCACAAAGTCAATTTCTCAAGAAGAGGAAGGTTAGAAATGAAATATTCGAATGATGACAACCTTTCCATACCCCAACAACAATTTAATGTGAGAATTCTAATTGCCTTGCATGCAGAGTGTTTTATTTTGTCAAAGGAAACACCTATTAGCATTAAAGAAACAAGATTTATGACACCAATTTTTTCCACCAAATCATTAGTGAGTATGATGTCCGAAACCTTGAGGCTTAAACTATGTTGTATGTAAATGTGGAGCTCATCACGAAGATGACTAGATAAACAACACTTATACAATTGCAATTTCTCAAGGGAAGGGAAACCCAACAATAGCTTATCTATTACATCATTATCTACAAGCCCAACATAAGATAATGACAATGTTTTCAAAGATGGAAAGCTAAACGAGTAACGAGAATCCAACTCCACCAAATCAAATTCAATATAGTCAAATATCATGAGTTGACTATGAGTGTTTTAAGTATGGTGTAGTAGTAAATATCACCATTGTTATTCCTCAAGCTCTTCACGAAAATATCTATTTCCTTGACTTTATTCTCAGCTACAAAACTTAACCATTTATCTAGGTGACAAACCTCACTTAATCTATAAGAATAAGCTATACGAAGCTTAAAACTAGTTATGGCTGAATTCGGGACAAAATACATGCCTCTCTTGTGGTATTCCAAATAATTATCAACATAATTGTAAAACTTTTTTGGGTCATTTTTCAAATTAGAATCGGAGAAAGAGAGTTTGGGGACACAATACCACATGAGTTTCCAGCATTTGGAAACGAGGCATGTTGAAACGACATCCTTAGTGGAAAGAAAGGACAGAATATGTAGAATGAGTGAATCAGGTAGTTTCGAAATTCTGTCTTCCTCCTCACCCATCATCATCAATGTCGTCTTAGCTCTTTTTTCAGCCATAGGTAACATATGACAGCAAAAAACAGAGGAATCGTGAGTTAACTTTcttagaaaacaaaataaatcgaTTCTTGGAATGAAGAACAACCAGAAAGAATTACACATAAAATATGCAATGAAGAGAGAAAGGAAAGAATGTACACAATTCTTG
Encoded here:
- the LOC115709551 gene encoding putative F-box/LRR-repeat protein At5g41840, with amino-acid sequence MAEKRAKTTLMIGEEKDRISKLPDSLIIHILSFLSTEDVVSTCLISKQWKFMWYYVPNLSFSNSNLANDPKKFYNYVDNYLEHRKRGMYFVPDSAITSFKLCMDYSYERINEPHLNKWLALIVVMKVKELDLYLKKGKNYHGDMYYYPLPKTLIVHARYLTILKLNSVELDSHYSFSFPSLKTLSLSYVRLVVNDVLDNLLMGSPSLEKLQLYNCCLSNDHHDQLLINIQQSLSLKFLKISLIKDLVEQIKVISLESLYLLGVSFDKIELSTCKGIRILQLTCCWGVEDSSSFENLISNLPLLEQLTLCNGPKRKLKRVKISNQHLERLFVINRYEDEMTVIIKSASNLRIFSCVGNIKFGL